The Halobaculum magnesiiphilum genome contains the following window.
ATTCCTCGTACAGCTGCGCGGCGAGGGTCTTGTTGTGGGCGATGACGAGCGTCGGGGTGTCGAGCTCCTCGACGACCCACGAGACGGTGTTCGTCTTCCCGGAGCCGGTGACGCCCAGCAGCGTCTGCTCGGTCATCCCGGACTCGAAGCCGTCGACGAGTTGGCGGATCGCGTCGGGCTGGTCGCCCGCGGGGTCGAAGGGGGCGTCGACGCGCAGCGGCTTCTCCGCCTCGGGACGGTCCGGTGAGAGGGGTCCCTCGGTTTCGCTCATTGGAGTGGGTGTGGGGCGGGACGCACTTGACGAGCGCGGTCGAGTGAGTGAGCGACCGAAGGGAGCGAACGAACGAGACCGCGAAAGAACAGCGGAACGGTCCTGTGCCGCTCCGGCCATGAAGCAAGCGCGGACAACGGCGGCGCGCTTGCGGGCGCGCCGCCCACGAAGCGAGCGCGAACAAGGGCGGATCGCTCCTCTGCCGCATCGCCCATGAAGCGATCGCGTCGGCGACAGCGGCGACGTTCGCGACCGCCGAAACGCATACCACCCGAAGCCGAGAACGTTCGATCATGACACGCACGCTCCTCGTGGAGGCGGCAGAACACCTCCGGCGCGCGGCCGACGCCGCCGACGGCGAGACGGCCGAGCGGTTCGACCGGGTCGCGGACGACCTCCGGGCGGCGGCCGACGAGAACGAACCCGGCCCCGACCACGGCTGGCTCGACAAGCGGACGCACATCGTCCGCGACGCCGCCGGCGACGCCGGCGAGGACGTACAGGGTCACGCCGACGCCGCCGTCG
Protein-coding sequences here:
- a CDS encoding DUF7553 family protein, which codes for MTRTLLVEAAEHLRRAADAADGETAERFDRVADDLRAAADENEPGPDHGWLDKRTHIVRDAAGDAGEDVQGHADAAVECINEYREDVPGV